One segment of Verrucomicrobiota bacterium DNA contains the following:
- a CDS encoding helix-turn-helix transcriptional regulator, translating into MSSAGYYQAVCAEVIRLLREERKKRKLSNYAVAQKSGVSESMLSLVERGFRNPSMELMLKIADGAGADLPALIKKAQATISKLGR; encoded by the coding sequence GTGTCAAGTGCTGGCTACTATCAAGCCGTCTGTGCAGAGGTCATACGCCTTTTGCGTGAAGAACGCAAAAAGCGTAAGCTCTCAAATTATGCCGTCGCACAAAAGTCCGGTGTATCTGAATCCATGTTGAGCTTGGTGGAACGAGGGTTTCGCAATCCATCCATGGAACTCATGCTGAAAATTGCTGATGGGGCTGGCGCTGATCTTCCCGCCTTAATTAAAAAAGCGCAGGCAACCATTTCAAAATTGGGAAGGTAG